A portion of the Chromobacterium sp. IIBBL 290-4 genome contains these proteins:
- a CDS encoding TRZ/ATZ family hydrolase: MPQSRYEKIISARWIITVETDGEVLENHALAIKDGRIAAIIPAAQAAALEADERIELPDHVLMPGLVNLHGHSAMTLLRGLADDKALMDWLTNHIWPAEGKHVRDDFVFDGALLAMGEMIRGGTTTINDMYFYNAAMARAGLASGMRTFVGCSILEFPTNYATNADDYIAKGMAERSQFLGEDLVTFTLAPHAPYTVSDDTFRKVVTLAEQEDMLIHCHIHETAEEVSNSVKDHGQRPLARLQGLGMLSPRLVAAHMVHLNDAEIELVAKYGVSAAHNPASNMKLASGIAPVDKMLAAGVAVGIGTDGAASNNKLDMLAETRLAALLAKVGTLNPTSVPAAAAIRMATLNGARALGIADKVGSVKEGKDADLIAIDLSALETAPAFDPISHVVYAAGREQVSHVWVKGRALMAGRKLSTLDESNLKARADDWRNRILAK, translated from the coding sequence ATGCCGCAGTCACGTTATGAAAAGATTATTTCCGCCCGCTGGATCATCACCGTGGAGACTGACGGCGAAGTCCTGGAAAACCACGCGCTAGCCATCAAGGATGGCAGGATTGCCGCCATTATTCCAGCGGCGCAGGCCGCCGCGCTAGAGGCCGATGAACGCATCGAGCTGCCCGACCATGTGCTGATGCCCGGCCTCGTCAACCTGCACGGCCACTCGGCGATGACGCTGCTGCGCGGCCTGGCCGACGACAAGGCGCTGATGGACTGGCTGACCAACCACATCTGGCCGGCCGAAGGCAAGCATGTCCGCGACGACTTCGTGTTCGACGGCGCGCTGCTGGCCATGGGCGAGATGATCCGCGGCGGCACCACCACCATCAACGACATGTATTTCTACAACGCCGCGATGGCGCGCGCCGGCCTGGCCTCGGGCATGCGCACCTTCGTCGGCTGTTCCATCCTGGAATTCCCGACCAATTACGCCACCAACGCCGACGATTACATCGCCAAAGGCATGGCCGAGCGCAGCCAGTTCCTGGGCGAAGACCTGGTCACCTTCACCCTGGCGCCGCACGCGCCCTACACCGTATCGGACGACACCTTCCGCAAGGTTGTGACGCTGGCCGAGCAAGAAGACATGCTGATCCACTGCCACATCCACGAAACCGCGGAAGAAGTGAGCAACAGCGTCAAGGATCACGGCCAACGCCCGCTGGCCCGCCTGCAAGGCCTGGGCATGCTGTCGCCGCGCCTGGTGGCCGCCCACATGGTGCATTTGAACGACGCTGAAATCGAGCTGGTGGCCAAGTACGGCGTATCGGCCGCCCACAACCCGGCCTCCAATATGAAGCTGGCCTCCGGCATCGCGCCGGTGGACAAGATGCTGGCCGCCGGCGTGGCGGTGGGCATCGGCACCGACGGCGCCGCCTCCAACAACAAGCTGGACATGCTGGCGGAAACCCGCCTGGCCGCGCTGCTGGCCAAGGTCGGCACGCTGAACCCCACTTCCGTTCCCGCCGCCGCCGCCATCCGCATGGCCACGCTGAACGGCGCGCGCGCGCTGGGCATCGCCGACAAGGTGGGCTCGGTCAAGGAAGGCAAGGACGCCGACCTGATCGCCATCGACCTGTCGGCGCTGGAAACCGCGCCGGCTTTCGATCCGATTTCGCACGTGGTGTACGCCGCCGGCCGCGAGCAGGTCAGCCACGTCTGGGTCAAGGGCCGCGCGCTGATGGCCGGCCGCAAGCTGTCCACCCTGGACGAAAGCAATTTGAAAGCCCGCGCCGACGACTGGCGCAACCGCATTCTGGCGAAGTAA
- the ubiG gene encoding bifunctional 2-polyprenyl-6-hydroxyphenol methylase/3-demethylubiquinol 3-O-methyltransferase UbiG, with protein MSNVDELEIDKFSQLAHKWWDKDSEFKPLHEINPLRLDFIDSHASIAGKKVLDVGCGGGILAESMALKGAQVTGIDLAKKSLKVAQLHSLETGVPLDYRCVAVEDLAAEMPGQFDVVTCMEMLEHVPDPQSVVRACATLVKPGGWVFFSTLNRNAKAYLLAVVGAEYVLNMLPRGTHDYARFLKPSELGRMARHAGLGLSTVKGMGYNPISRIYSLNDDTAVNYLMATRRAAE; from the coding sequence ATGAGCAACGTAGACGAACTCGAAATCGACAAATTCAGCCAGCTGGCGCACAAGTGGTGGGACAAGGACAGCGAATTCAAGCCGCTGCACGAGATAAACCCGCTGCGCCTGGACTTCATCGACAGCCACGCCTCCATCGCCGGCAAGAAGGTGCTGGACGTGGGCTGCGGCGGCGGCATTCTGGCGGAAAGCATGGCGCTGAAAGGCGCGCAGGTGACCGGCATAGATCTGGCCAAGAAATCGCTGAAAGTGGCGCAGCTGCACAGCCTGGAAACCGGCGTGCCGCTGGATTACCGCTGCGTGGCGGTGGAAGATCTGGCGGCGGAGATGCCCGGCCAGTTCGACGTGGTGACCTGCATGGAAATGCTGGAGCACGTGCCCGATCCGCAAAGCGTGGTGCGCGCCTGCGCCACGCTGGTGAAGCCGGGCGGCTGGGTATTCTTCTCCACGCTGAACCGCAACGCCAAGGCCTATCTGTTGGCGGTGGTGGGCGCGGAATACGTGCTGAACATGCTGCCGCGCGGCACGCATGACTACGCGCGCTTCCTCAAGCCTTCCGAGCTGGGCCGCATGGCCCGCCACGCCGGCCTGGGCTTGTCCACGGTGAAGGGCATGGGCTACAACCCGATCAGCCGCATTTATTCGCTCAACGACGACACCGCCGTCAACTACCTGATGGCCACCCGGCGCGCCGCCGAATAA
- a CDS encoding GntR family transcriptional regulator: MTFKANDLLTEQIAQYLGKQIIQGDMKPGERIQELRIAAELEVSRGSVREALLILQRRHLVDIFPRRGAVVASISPNDVRDFFEMWFLLLERVVQNLAAGWQNDDLARFIELMAQLEEDNHHADLQAFYDHGIEFLSALYRHAGNRYLTETLNDMLPLTQRCLYAILRAGQSQMNRTHEFLESLLKTLIARDTSKLKQMVAEFGRDYSELAQSAVEALAGKG; this comes from the coding sequence ATGACTTTCAAGGCCAACGACCTCTTGACCGAGCAGATCGCGCAGTATCTCGGCAAGCAGATCATCCAAGGCGACATGAAGCCGGGCGAGCGCATTCAGGAATTGCGCATCGCCGCCGAGCTTGAAGTCAGCCGCGGCTCGGTGCGCGAGGCCTTGCTGATTTTGCAGCGCCGCCACTTGGTCGATATCTTCCCGCGCCGCGGCGCAGTCGTCGCCAGCATCAGCCCTAATGATGTGCGGGACTTCTTTGAGATGTGGTTCTTATTGCTGGAGCGCGTGGTGCAAAACCTGGCCGCCGGCTGGCAAAACGACGACCTCGCCCGCTTCATCGAACTGATGGCGCAGCTGGAAGAAGACAACCACCACGCCGATCTGCAGGCTTTCTACGATCACGGCATCGAGTTTCTGTCCGCCTTGTACCGCCACGCCGGCAACCGCTACCTGACCGAAACGCTGAACGACATGCTGCCGCTGACCCAGCGCTGCCTGTACGCCATTCTGCGCGCAGGCCAAAGCCAGATGAACCGCACCCATGAGTTCCTGGAAAGCCTGCTGAAAACGCTGATCGCCCGCGACACCAGCAAGCTCAAGCAGATGGTGGCCGAATTCGGCCGCGACTACAGCGAGCTGGCCCAAAGCGCCGTCGAAGCGCTGGCTGGCAAAGGCTGA
- a CDS encoding metallophosphoesterase produces MGIFDEWKDRIEQGLAGVEQDLQQQQRILAKLKQIDAQARAVINNPDALSAEGVPWEFANGLSILGRLEDGKPLPTTEVQLPTRVMDDGTLLGCRKWELLDPLWGEALTQWIEHLENRAPWRTQPCHLAIPDKVSFNIAGDWGTGDYIAHKVATAMAGRPADYTIHLGDVYYAGVGSDENQDFAGWPSGARGQLTLNSNHEMYNGAFGYFGVLASRFPLQQGTSYFSLFNSNWLILGLDTAYWSDKWNLYMDGALGDGQTAWLKEVAAGWQGKIMVLSHHQGYSMVGEPNALCQAVSGALGRAPDYWYWGHLHNVICYQPQNGMRARCVGHGAIPYGVASVLNGKPQVAWAETKSAGDGQYPQRVLNGFARVELNGGDLAETLYDENGEKRWPLA; encoded by the coding sequence ATGGGCATTTTCGATGAATGGAAAGACCGGATAGAGCAAGGCTTGGCGGGCGTTGAGCAAGATCTGCAACAGCAGCAGCGAATCTTGGCGAAGCTGAAGCAGATCGACGCTCAGGCAAGGGCGGTGATCAATAATCCCGATGCGCTCAGCGCGGAGGGCGTGCCGTGGGAGTTCGCCAATGGCTTGTCGATTCTGGGCCGTTTGGAGGACGGCAAGCCGCTGCCGACCACCGAGGTGCAGCTGCCGACGCGGGTGATGGACGACGGCACGCTGCTGGGCTGTCGCAAGTGGGAGCTGCTGGACCCATTGTGGGGAGAAGCGCTGACGCAGTGGATCGAGCATCTGGAAAATCGGGCGCCGTGGCGGACGCAGCCCTGTCATCTGGCCATACCCGACAAGGTCAGCTTCAATATCGCCGGCGACTGGGGAACCGGGGATTACATCGCCCACAAGGTGGCAACGGCGATGGCCGGCCGGCCGGCCGATTACACCATCCATCTGGGCGATGTCTATTACGCCGGCGTGGGTTCGGACGAGAACCAGGATTTTGCCGGCTGGCCAAGCGGCGCGCGCGGGCAGCTGACGCTCAACTCCAACCATGAGATGTATAACGGCGCCTTCGGCTATTTCGGCGTGCTGGCCAGCCGTTTCCCCTTGCAGCAGGGCACCAGCTATTTCAGCCTGTTCAATTCCAATTGGCTGATCCTGGGGCTGGACACCGCTTATTGGAGCGACAAGTGGAATCTGTACATGGACGGCGCGCTGGGCGATGGACAGACCGCCTGGCTTAAGGAGGTGGCGGCTGGCTGGCAGGGCAAGATCATGGTGCTCTCCCATCATCAGGGGTATTCGATGGTCGGAGAGCCGAATGCGCTATGCCAGGCGGTGAGCGGCGCTTTAGGGCGCGCCCCGGACTACTGGTATTGGGGGCATCTGCACAATGTGATCTGCTATCAGCCGCAAAATGGCATGCGGGCGCGCTGCGTCGGGCATGGAGCCATTCCTTACGGCGTCGCCAGCGTACTGAACGGCAAGCCGCAGGTGGCGTGGGCGGAGACGAAATCGGCCGGCGATGGCCAGTATCCGCAGCGGGTGCTGAACGGCTTCGCCCGGGTGGAGTTGAATGGCGGAGACCTGGCCGAGACGCTGTACGATGAGAACGGCGAAAAGCGCTGGCCGCTTGCCTAG